The region CAACCTGgaaaaaatagaataaattaagtaatatgCAGTAATCCTTATCCAGTCTTTATCAATGGGAAGTTTTCTGGCAAGTTATAAAAAGTTCACTCAATCATAGAATCTTGATAAAATATGCAATAAAAGAATGCAGTGCTGTAATCAGTAGTAGGAAGGTTTTACTAACGCCATCTATGATTTAGTTCCTTTTTTATAAGGCAGAAAAGCACAAGCGCAAAACGTCAAAAAAACCACCGATTTAGTTAACTACAAAAACTCAACTAATGGTTTAGAATTCAGTCCACTGGCGAACGCTCCAAATGTAGCAACTGGAGCGTtggccggcggcggcgtgtAGAGCTCGCTGACGTGTGTCTTTGTGTGCAGGCACGCCGGCGCTGACCACGCGCGGGCTGGTGGAGGCGGACATGGACCGCGTGGTGGAGTTCATCGACCGCGCGCTGGTCCTGGCGCGCGAGGCGTCGGACCGCTGCGGCCCGCGCCTGGCAGACTTCAACAAGGAGCTGCAGGAGAACCCCGACCTCCGCGCGCGCCTGGCCGCGCTGCGCGACGAGGTCGAGGCCTACAGCCGCCAGTTCCCGCTGCCCGGATACGATACCTACtaaaacttacatatttatagcATAGCCATTCCAACAACTATTCTGAAAAAAGTGATATCCTGTCTCGATACATCATGATATTGTtacatttataagtaaaatgtatttttctatTATAAGAATCTCTAGCACATAAGTGATATACATACATGTTGACtacgtaataaatattttttgattatctttatgtatttttataatggcAATTGgctttgtaaatataaatacgtaGTGCCTACAGCGTCACTCCACCTTTAGAAACTGTACGAAATATGCGTTTTGGTTTCCTTTGTACATTAATGAAGCCATTTTTGCCATCTCCATCTGTCTCGTTGCTCGGCGGTCTCGGCCGCTTCCCCATCGAGCGTTCGACGTTCAGCTTTTGCATAAGTATAACTAGATCCCCTTCACAATCATTAGACAACGACTGAAACTCTTCGCTCTCGCTAGAACTAGAAGGGAATTTGGGGAAAAACTATGtataacaaataaatgttACAATCGTCAATAACAGCGACGatgacaaaattaaattaaacttttgttTAGAAAAATTTGATTAGAGACGTGATCCacttttttaaccgacttcaaaaaaaggaggaggttctcaattcgtcgggatttttttttttatatttttttttatgtatgttcaccgataactccgccgtttatgaaccgattttgaaaattctttttttgttgtattgggttgagcttccaggtggtcccatttttttttcagaatttcatctcacccctaagggtgggtaaaggggtaaaaacagggtatgaatttccattttggacacatattaaccgattctaatgaaattaagaacgtaaatatagttcttataacaataaaatatgatggtgaccttgagctgatctgatgatggaaacggaaggcagtcaagggaactcctcaactgtatatagcaactacctcgtgtttaggcttgaatgattcgtattgattagtaggactttttggtatcatttgcatcttacttttgattaaaaattattgcaaataaactaaaaactataaaataaaataataatttaaaaaaattaaaaactgacttcaaaaaaccactaaaatgtaagtaataatttaaggtttacacaaattatatgtgacagtacaaatatacctaagcaggaactgttcttttttgaagttggtgccatatttcttcagattactttgtcactgcaccaacatcaaaaaagaacagttcctgcttaggtatatttgtactgtcacatataatttgtgtaaaccttaaattattacttacattttagtggttttttgaagtcggttttttatttttttaaattatatttcccGCCGAAAAAAATAGTGTTGTGgttgtagtaggtacctatttatgtttttttcccGCAGCTCTCTAgccggctcagaataataacggtcTTCCGCTTTGCTATCCGCAAGTACTTCTCTAAAGcagcgtacagaccggcccaatgaataggtttcgttgaccttcatTGCTGCAATCttccctgtattatgtatgataaatatccatcgttgggccgGTCCGTACGTAGCTTAAATAGTTACAGTTCAtctataaagtcgtgaaatTAAAATCATTCACACCAATCCCATGATCCAAAGATTCCAAAGCAAAGAAAATCCAAGCCAAGTCTAAACTAAATGAAGACGTTTCGTAATCCGCCTAAGTGTTTTAATACCCTTTTGCAATATACACCgaccaaggactttgtatatataacataatataatacaaagtccttgacaccgacacattagcggacgcggctgtcagcTGTCTTGATCTCGTAGTCTATGGTCTATCTTTCAGGCGGTCTGTGGTAGCATTTCGCATATTTACTCTGTGGCATTTCGTGTATTTTCCTAAATTGACTTGTGCTGTGTTGCTAAAAAGTgtgaaaataaaagtaatgaaTGCAATTAGAAATGGGAATCATTAGTCTATTTAATTGGTTGCTTAGCTAGCTGTTAAATTAAAGATTTCAATTATCTAACGTGAACAGAATTATTTGCTATTTCGTGCACAGGTGACGACCTTGTGTACATGTTCAAGAGTATTTGTTTGGCATATTTTCGAAAACGAGGGTTTTGTTTGGAGCCTAAAgtgtattaataattaattttgtggCATCTTAGACTTATGTGCAATGGGGAAGACAAGATGATGTTGATAGAATTGGAAAGAGACTAGAGCAGCGGCGGTATTATGTCTGCGCCTGGTGTCGCGCTCTCGACCGCGGAGTGCGGCGCAGCATGTCCAGCAGCCCGGGCATGGTAGCGGCGCCGCAGAGCGCGGGCTCGCTGCCCAGCGCCGGCACGCTGCCCCGCGCGCACCACGCTCGAGGTCAGTCACCACCACTCCACCATCACACTGCCCTGCATTCTCATCAACTTCACTATCATTCCTTCCTTCCATTGTTCCACTGATCAGGGGCATTCGtctagtagtagtagtagtatgtCCTGCATTGTGATCTAACTACCTTCCATCTATATGTTGTGCCATagataatataggtaattttcaATGTCTGATACCAATTTAAAATTGCCGAAATAACCAGTTCCATCATCTATGTTCTGTCTAGAtagatcataataatattttttaagttaccTGCTATTGGTCTAAAGTCTAATCAGTATGTAAGATATAAGCTGAATAAGATGTAAGTAGTCCATAATCCAAAcctttcaaattaattaacattaattttataaaacaactTTCACTTCTCTCTATCTAAAAAAATAGCttttttattcttataaaccatttattagcaatcatttatattttttttatttttttcttttatattttaatgtttctggggctttttagggttccgtagccaaaatggcaaaaacggaacccttatagtttcgtcatgtccgtctgtccgtctgtcacagccgatttactcggaaactataagtactacagtgatgaaatttgatgggaatatgtgttgtatgaaccgctacaaaaatatgacactaaatagtaaaaaaaagaattgggggtggggccccccatacatgtaactgagggatgaaattttttttttcgatgtacatacccgtgtggggtatcaatggaaaggtcttttaaaatgatataaagttttctaaaaaacatttttcttaaagtgaacggtttttgagatatcagctctcaaagtcgtaaaaagtatgtccccccccctctattttaataactacggggtataaaattctaaaaaaaatagaggtgatgcatgctaattaactctttcaacgatttttggtttgatcaaagtatctcttatagtttttgagataggttgatttaactacggaaccctttgtgcgcgagcccgactcgcacttggccggtttttttagttttagttcagtaggtataagtattaaaGAGTCTCACATCAAGGGAATATTCATATTTGGTATGACAGAACAGTGAGCGAGACTGTTTGGTAGAGctaaacaatacaataaagcTCAAACAATTGATGCTAATATTTACACCAAGCAAATATTCATGTCACTCACTACTGTACATTCACAATAACAATCAAATGATGGGTTACAAAATTcatatatattctattctattctctatgggggtgtaagtacctgcacctggctctctcgagtggaacctttgtgcatatccccaaggtctaaactgccttcctaagcttggaccattgcccaccacgctggtccactgcgggttggtgggttcacatatctagatgtgctaaatctagatatgcaggtttcctcacgatgttttccttcaccgtaagagcgatggtatacattgtacttaagttaaaagaactcattggtacatgtcagcgccgggatcgaacccgcatctcttgcgtgagaagcgggcgcttaaccgactgagctaccaccgctcttcgactgagctaccaccgctcttaatTCATATATAGTAAGAGCTAGTTATACTTTTAACCCGATGTGTGATAGTAATAGTGTGGACCTCTTTAACAGTAgcttatattatattagaaaactaggtaggtacttggatgtgttgttattgttatatcATCTCCATATGCGAAAACCTGTAATTAGCTTTTTGTCTATATATGTTTAAATAAGGTTACTTGGTTTTTATTAGTATAAAGCTGCTGGTTTTccatgcaataaaataaaaataaataaaacaatatcatatacctatgtataatttttaattttaatgacaGATGTGGTTGGTTGTGTTTTGTTGCAGCGGTGGCGCCGGCGCCGAAGTCGTACGACTACCTGCTGAAGGTGCTGCTGGTGGGAGACTCGGACGTCGGCAAGCACGAGATCCTGCAGGACCTGGACGACGCCTCCGCCGACTCCCCCTTCTGCAGCGGCAGCGGTGTGTTCCATCCCATGCACCTCACCAATAGCAAAGCCAACTTTATCTCCCAACCTATCATCAGTCCTACACACCTAGCATGTTGCCACATTTTGCGTCCCATGCTAGGATAGCTTTCTGCTTTAAACCATGAGGCATGTGGCTTAAACCAAATCAAAATCAGGACTTGTACTGTGTATGTACTAACTACTACAGTTAATATTGCCAATATCATGTGTTGAAACGGAAACAGTGTAGTAAATTGAAATGTTTGTGGTGGCTCAACAAAGTTCTTAGTGCACTTCTAATATACTTGTATAACATAATTTTGAAGCCCGTCTAAGAAGCTTATTAAGCTATAATGATGTGTTGTGTGTGCAGCGTACAAGACGACGACGATCCTGCTGGACGGCAAGCGCGTGCGCCTGCAGCTGTGGGACACGTCGGGGCAGGGCCGCTTCTGCACCATCATCCGCTCCTACTCGCGCGGCGCGCAGGGCATCCTGCTGGTCTACGACATCACCAACAAGTGGTCCTTCGACAGCATCGACCGCTGGCTCGAGGAGGTCGACAAGGTCGGTCACCAGTATTATGTATTACACCATAATCATGTATTACAACATGCCTAATAAATGAAGGGGAATtgtattattacctactatgcAGGCAATAGCTAGTGTAGCCTGAGGGGAAAATTGCAGTATGCTTTCCAAAATACTAATTTGAAAGCTTCCATAAGTTCTAGTTACAAACTGGTACTGTGCctaatttaaagaaaaaatatgttttttctgAAACTTGTATCTTACATATATATGTTGTTGTGTTGGCAGCACGCGCCGGGCGTGCCCAAGGTGCTGGTGGGCAACCGGCTGCACCTCGCCTTCAAGCGGCAGGTGCCGGAGCTGGACGCCGAGCTCTACGCCGCCAAGAACCGCATGGCCTTCTTCGAGGTGAGTCCTCGCGTCCACAGTGGGCCCGCAGCTCGCACTAGAGATATGTAGCCTCTACCCCACCCTACCCTAGTTGTGACTGGttcactgccacttcagcttggaGATGTTCAGAGATGTCACTAACTGTTCTTAGtttaggtaatattttaaGATGCGATCCCTCATAAGAAACTCATAGCATATATGTACACAAGCGGCTCGTTCCATTGCATGATTTAAAATCTGAAatcttaaaaatttaaaatctgcAGAGCAGTAGGTAATTGTTTATTTGATTCAGCAACAAAGATTACCTTTATTACAatgctaaattaaattacaagtCTAATGATATAGGTGGGTATTAATTTACACTTTAAAAATCACATTATAACTATCGTGATTCACCATAAATACTAAGACCTAGTTTCACCATTCCATAACAAGAAATTAGTTATTGACTGTTGACACAtctatggagatgacgtataatagGCTACTTGACTTATATCAAATTTGGCGCCATAAATGAGTATTAGCTGTAGTATTTACCTTACAAAACCGAAATATATCGATTTCACGAAATATATGTCTAAGATGGTTGCATAAATTGAAttacaaaaccaaaaaaatacactaacaAAAATTAATGCTGAAAACACTATCCGCCATTACGGTCATGATAAAACGTAGTGTTACTTGCTCTTTGGTCACGAAATGACAGGATGTGATGTTAGAACAATgaccaaagaaaaaaaagaggaCCTGCCCTATCCACGAAAAtacaacattgcgaccggtcgccatgttgattgacatccaaacacaaggtacttcagctgtcaaacaatttgtttgtttacatttttcaagaagcaagccgccattttaattgaaaccaaAGCGCGTTTTTTTCGTGGATAGGGCATGtcctcttttttttttttggtcattGTGTTAGAAAGGTTGAAAATAACTGATGTCACTCTGACTTATTTTATCATTCATCTTGAGCTAAccctgtgtgtgtgtgcaggTGAGCCCGCTGTGCGACTTCAACATCCGCGAGTCGTTCTGCGAGCTGGCGCGCATGGCGCTCGCGCGCAACGGCATGGAGCGGCTCTGGCGCAGCAACAAGGGTCAGTACCTACTCACTAACTGATTCCCTGCAGTGAATCATTACTTGTGTAAAAACAGAGTATTTCGGTATTATAATACCGTAATAATTGTTTTTAGAGATTTAAATCACTATAAATAACAGTTTGTAAAGAGGTTCAATACGTTTTTCGTAATACATTGGCTTTTTGGCCTATGGCCTATACTAAAATACAAgtggtaggtatgtacttgTGATTTGTAATTGCTGAATTGAATGAATAGTAGTTGGCCGGCCAGTGAGTGAAGTTGTGATGTGGTGTGTTTCAGTGGTGAGCCTGCAGGAGCTGTGCTGCCGCTGCATCGTGTCGTGCACGCCGGGGCGCGGGCTGGAGCGCCTGCCGCTGCCGCCCGCGCTGCTGTCCCAGTGCCGCTCGTACGCCAGCGCCGgcgcgccgccccgcccgcgccgcgcgcgcccccg is a window of Plutella xylostella chromosome 17, ilPluXylo3.1, whole genome shotgun sequence DNA encoding:
- the LOC105381719 gene encoding ras-related protein Rab-40C — encoded protein: MSSSPGMVAAPQSAGSLPSAGTLPRAHHARAVAPAPKSYDYLLKVLLVGDSDVGKHEILQDLDDASADSPFCSGSAYKTTTILLDGKRVRLQLWDTSGQGRFCTIIRSYSRGAQGILLVYDITNKWSFDSIDRWLEEVDKHAPGVPKVLVGNRLHLAFKRQVPELDAELYAAKNRMAFFEVSPLCDFNIRESFCELARMALARNGMERLWRSNKVVSLQELCCRCIVSCTPGRGLERLPLPPALLSQCRSYASAGAPPRPRRARPRQAAPRPHHTCALQ